The following are from one region of the Segatella oris genome:
- a CDS encoding GSCFA domain-containing protein — protein MEFRTKVEIAASSWQIKPAQHLLFIGSCFAESIGNKFKDEQFPTVINPFGVMYNPASILHSVEQHCKTHDFVPDVTVLTLGTNHVYVLKETKEIVDNCRKRPQSLFDECELSVAQCVDYLQKATQCLLSCNPNMHIIITVSPIRYRKYGFHGSQLGKATLLLAAEQLSHESQVDYFPAYEIMNDELRDYRFYKEDMLHPSPQAVEYIWEQFAETYFHADVFTMMREWKPIKEALHHRPFNPESEDYQAFMALTKERLTIFMKKYSLSPWPLPEEGGE, from the coding sequence ATGGAATTCAGAACAAAAGTGGAAATTGCCGCGTCTTCATGGCAAATCAAACCTGCACAGCACCTTTTATTCATTGGTTCTTGCTTTGCAGAAAGCATTGGAAACAAGTTCAAGGATGAGCAGTTTCCTACCGTAATCAATCCTTTTGGCGTGATGTATAACCCTGCAAGCATCCTCCATTCTGTTGAACAACACTGCAAAACGCATGATTTCGTACCCGATGTAACCGTTCTCACGCTCGGAACCAACCATGTTTATGTGCTGAAAGAGACCAAAGAGATTGTTGATAACTGCCGGAAAAGACCACAATCGCTGTTTGATGAATGCGAATTGAGCGTTGCCCAATGTGTTGATTACCTGCAAAAGGCCACGCAATGTCTGTTATCCTGCAACCCAAACATGCACATCATCATCACCGTCAGCCCCATTCGGTACCGCAAATACGGCTTCCATGGGAGTCAACTCGGCAAGGCTACGTTGCTGCTGGCAGCCGAACAACTGTCTCACGAAAGCCAAGTGGATTACTTTCCTGCCTATGAAATCATGAATGATGAGCTTCGCGACTACCGCTTCTACAAAGAAGACATGTTGCATCCAAGCCCTCAAGCCGTGGAATATATATGGGAACAATTTGCCGAAACCTACTTCCATGCCGACGTGTTCACGATGATGCGCGAATGGAAACCTATCAAAGAAGCACTTCATCACAGACCTTTCAATCCAGAAAGTGAAGACTATCAGGCATTCATGGCACTCACAAAAGAGCGGTTAACCATATTTATGAAAAAGTACAGCCTCTCCCCCTGGCCCCTCCCCGAAGAGGGAGGGGAGTAG
- a CDS encoding sirohydrochlorin chelatase, with translation MNRKIMLLLALMLTTLSTLQAKTALMIVAHGSPMESWRKPVLDLEPLVKQQVAEGKLMGIDLVKVALMEYTEPSVASMVKACEAEGADTIFALPVFIAPSGHTEEDLPNILSHKYNPYVREELGEEKTEMVHTKTPIILGPTFYYSYVLEKCMLDRIQSLSKDAANEAVIYLAHGDDERIGFWKEMFNSVEKYTKEHAKITYVDHALIEMGHDFGKELMPLLTKAAQKKKRIIVQGIYLTSDVKRMADRHKMQDVQNDLVKKTGVEIVYSSDGILPASTSRVVDWIVAQTKQWVESKR, from the coding sequence ATGAATAGAAAAATCATGTTATTGTTAGCCTTGATGCTAACCACTTTATCAACTCTACAGGCTAAAACGGCACTCATGATAGTAGCACATGGCTCACCGATGGAATCGTGGAGAAAACCTGTTTTAGACTTAGAACCACTCGTAAAGCAGCAAGTTGCCGAGGGAAAACTCATGGGAATAGACCTTGTGAAGGTAGCCCTCATGGAATATACAGAACCATCTGTAGCTTCAATGGTGAAAGCTTGCGAGGCCGAAGGCGCCGATACAATCTTCGCACTGCCTGTCTTCATTGCACCATCGGGGCATACAGAAGAAGACCTTCCCAATATTCTTAGCCACAAATACAACCCATACGTGCGTGAAGAATTAGGCGAAGAGAAGACTGAAATGGTGCATACGAAGACACCAATCATCCTCGGTCCGACTTTCTATTACAGCTATGTGTTGGAGAAGTGCATGCTCGATCGCATTCAAAGTCTTTCGAAAGATGCTGCCAACGAAGCTGTAATCTATCTCGCCCACGGCGATGATGAGCGCATTGGTTTCTGGAAAGAGATGTTCAACAGTGTGGAGAAATACACTAAAGAGCATGCAAAAATCACTTATGTAGACCATGCACTCATTGAAATGGGACATGACTTCGGTAAGGAACTCATGCCTTTGCTTACCAAAGCAGCCCAAAAGAAGAAGCGAATCATAGTGCAAGGCATCTATCTTACCTCTGATGTGAAACGCATGGCCGACCGACATAAGATGCAAGATGTACAGAATGACTTGGTGAAGAAAACCGGGGTGGAAATTGTCTACAGTTCCGACGGCATCCTGCCTGCCTCTACTTCTCGCGTTGTTGATTGGATTGTAGCCCAGACAAAACAATGGGTTGAAAGCAAACGATAA
- a CDS encoding RagB/SusD family nutrient uptake outer membrane protein: MKQNKLTFKSVAVGLVSMVFASCSLNIPPLDQFSDPDAITNVSNARSFLASAYSSYPHMEYEFSLLGNDFVPTSLSFKDITSLNLYNWKDQEINKIAPSLWQDYYNVIAQCDALLERMDNVQTSSAEEQNEKQAIAAEAKTLKALCYFQLLKTFAPAYDLNPDAAGVILKNRFGIEDKQRSSIRDCVATIRALLDDAVQVDNTSKRNGWLSQTAIQYLQADLALYSGDYEAAIKSGNAVIAKSNDAYFTAEGMNSLWEKDSYAGRIFAFNTNSTYYADIQYDAKEGDYFCVNPKLSFAISDLRRASFTYPFVINGTSRTLLGKYNRSNKLNQATAYINTMRYAGAYYIVAEAYCRKGETESARVLINHYWNCIGVPEAPANTANQALLELILTDKQREFAGEGINFFDLKRTHLAALTRYSQWGASSNSTIATTDYRWNFPIPVSEHRFNKVEQNAGWPSN, translated from the coding sequence ATGAAACAGAATAAATTGACTTTCAAGAGCGTTGCAGTGGGGTTGGTTTCAATGGTTTTTGCCTCATGCAGCCTTAACATTCCACCGCTTGATCAGTTCTCCGATCCTGATGCAATCACGAATGTTTCCAATGCAAGATCATTCCTGGCATCGGCTTATTCTTCCTATCCCCACATGGAATATGAGTTCTCTTTATTGGGAAATGATTTCGTTCCGACATCTCTTTCCTTTAAGGATATTACGTCTTTGAACTTATATAATTGGAAAGATCAAGAGATAAACAAGATTGCTCCAAGCCTTTGGCAAGACTATTATAATGTAATTGCGCAATGTGATGCCCTGCTTGAACGCATGGATAACGTGCAGACAAGCTCTGCTGAAGAGCAGAACGAAAAACAAGCGATTGCTGCTGAAGCCAAAACATTAAAGGCCTTATGCTATTTCCAATTGCTTAAAACCTTTGCTCCTGCCTATGACTTAAATCCTGATGCGGCAGGAGTTATCTTGAAAAACAGGTTTGGAATAGAGGACAAACAACGTTCTTCGATTCGTGATTGCGTGGCAACAATACGTGCTTTGCTTGATGATGCCGTGCAAGTTGATAACACTTCGAAGCGTAATGGCTGGCTTTCACAAACGGCGATACAGTATCTTCAAGCTGATTTGGCGCTCTATTCGGGTGATTATGAGGCAGCCATTAAGTCGGGAAATGCCGTGATTGCGAAGAGTAATGATGCCTATTTCACGGCCGAAGGCATGAATAGTTTATGGGAAAAAGACAGTTATGCAGGTCGTATTTTCGCGTTCAATACAAACTCAACTTACTATGCTGACATCCAATATGATGCCAAAGAAGGCGACTATTTCTGTGTCAATCCAAAACTGAGTTTCGCTATTTCAGACCTTCGAAGAGCCTCGTTCACCTATCCTTTTGTGATAAATGGCACGAGCAGGACACTGCTTGGGAAGTATAACCGAAGTAATAAACTCAACCAGGCTACTGCCTATATTAACACCATGCGTTATGCCGGAGCCTATTATATCGTAGCCGAAGCCTATTGTCGAAAGGGAGAAACCGAGTCAGCACGTGTGCTCATCAATCATTATTGGAACTGTATTGGGGTGCCAGAAGCACCTGCCAACACTGCTAATCAGGCGCTTTTGGAACTTATTCTCACAGATAAGCAGCGTGAATTTGCAGGTGAAGGGATTAATTTCTTTGACCTCAAGCGCACGCATCTCGCAGCTTTAACGAGATATTCTCAATGGGGGGCAAGCTCAAACAGTACAATAGCGACCACTGATTACCGATGGAATTTCCCTATTCCGGTGTCTGAACATCGCTTCAACAAGGTAGAACAAAATGCCGGTTGGCCATCCAATTAA
- a CDS encoding DUF4929 family protein: MKHLFNSILVAVVLTLVGCQAQDAPRESMTNGVELTIPGNAILAEDDTSSVFVHVMMAFAPSERTSVKLAFTGNEDAVLQVESDEIVFEPGQKEVVFRVKSNRRHSLSISKTVTLQVASASHPQIKGFGKGVQITVNPDADIPILTETQLQLIAGVKKKYGIDLARLLGKLPVETTIVFNKDDKENFFQGQSQRVYKGYSVITLGDDATVDHPTLKMLTNPMGLTTFLYDVLKRKTVNDNEFFMRTPYGKAAVKAINYQESKETFSVALSNIGINTASNSITFTGEKENAYGDMIMGIPFTYDYSAWNRLLKEKEKGTVVEIEEDGKLVGYTINDDFLTMGGSLDPNRFLGVSNISSDTFGNNPSDWVAPSALLDLAKGTLSFTFPWDYADGNGYEQVRVVYTLHR; encoded by the coding sequence ATGAAACATTTATTCAATAGCATTCTTGTAGCCGTTGTGCTTACATTAGTAGGTTGTCAGGCGCAAGATGCACCTCGAGAAAGCATGACCAATGGAGTGGAACTCACCATTCCAGGCAATGCAATCCTGGCAGAAGACGACACAAGTAGCGTGTTTGTGCATGTTATGATGGCTTTTGCGCCTTCAGAACGAACATCGGTCAAGTTGGCTTTTACAGGCAATGAAGATGCTGTGTTGCAGGTGGAAAGCGATGAAATCGTGTTTGAGCCTGGTCAGAAAGAGGTTGTCTTTCGCGTGAAATCCAATCGAAGACATTCGCTTTCTATCAGTAAGACGGTCACTTTGCAAGTGGCATCTGCATCTCATCCGCAGATAAAAGGCTTTGGTAAAGGCGTTCAAATCACGGTAAATCCCGATGCAGACATTCCTATTCTAACAGAAACACAGTTGCAATTGATTGCTGGTGTGAAGAAAAAATACGGCATAGATCTTGCTCGCTTGTTGGGAAAGCTACCTGTAGAGACTACTATTGTCTTCAACAAAGATGACAAAGAGAACTTCTTCCAAGGTCAATCACAACGCGTTTACAAAGGATATAGCGTGATAACCCTTGGGGATGACGCCACTGTTGACCACCCAACGCTCAAGATGTTGACTAATCCTATGGGACTGACTACGTTCCTCTACGATGTCTTGAAGCGTAAAACAGTGAACGATAACGAGTTTTTCATGCGGACCCCCTATGGAAAAGCGGCCGTGAAAGCTATTAACTATCAAGAAAGTAAAGAGACATTCTCGGTTGCTTTGAGTAATATCGGTATTAATACTGCCAGCAACAGCATTACGTTTACAGGCGAAAAAGAAAACGCTTACGGTGATATGATTATGGGAATTCCTTTCACCTACGACTACTCTGCTTGGAATCGCCTACTCAAAGAAAAGGAAAAAGGCACTGTTGTGGAAATAGAAGAAGATGGAAAGTTAGTGGGTTACACCATCAATGACGACTTCTTAACCATGGGAGGCTCTTTAGATCCCAACCGATTCTTAGGCGTTAGCAACATCAGTAGCGATACTTTTGGAAACAATCCGAGTGATTGGGTAGCCCCTTCTGCATTGCTGGACCTCGCGAAAGGAACGCTCTCGTTCACTTTCCCATGGGATTATGCCGATGGGAATGGCTATGAACAGGTGCGAGTTGTTTACACATTGCACCGCTAA
- a CDS encoding PEP/pyruvate-binding domain-containing protein: protein MEEKIPREFNQFYLHDVTFANLMMRRIYNVLIVANPYDAFMLEDDGRIEEKIYNEYMELGLRYPPMFTRVSTTEEAMHVMHTTNIDLVICMPGTADNDAFSVARSIKQAFKNIPCVVLTPFSHGITKRMQNEDLRIFDYVFCWLGNTNLILSIIKLIEDRMNIAHDIQESGVQMILLVEDSIRFYSSILPNLYSYILAQSKRFATEALNKHQATLRMRGRPKVVLARTYEEAMTIYNQFSDNCLGVICDARFPMKEVSPDENELLPSPLRDTDVYKDPEAGLKLLRAIRAKDEYVPLIMESSESANREKAEAEGFRFVDKNSKQMSLDLRLIMEEHMGFGDFIFRNPKTHEEIVRIKSLKDLQDNIFKIPNDSMLYHISRNHMSRWLSARAIFPVSQFLRGITWHKLQDVDAHRQITFDAIVQYRHMKNIGVVAVFDRMKFDRYAHFARIGEGSLGGKGRGLAFLDNIIKLHPAFNQLEGVKVQIPKTLVLCTDVFDQFMESNNLYPIALSDASDEDILQHFLKAQLPDSLTEDFLTFFEAVKAPIAIRSSSLLEDSHYQPFAGIYSTYMIPCLDNRKAMLEMLASAIKSVYASVYYRDSKAYMTATSNVIDQEKMAVILQEVVGKQYDDHFYPTFSGVLRSLNYYPIGDETAEEGIVSLALGLGKYIVDGGQTLRVSPYHPHQVLQMSEWETALRETQTQFYALDMAPVGRQFKVDDGFNIRKMKVKEAEKDGAIRYICSTFDPYDQVIYDGLYDGGRKIISFAGVLQQDVFPLPELLQMAMKHGAEAMKRPVEIEFACNLNEDKSGELYLLQIRPIADAKQILHEDLAKVADEDCLLRSHNALGHGIMDDVYDVVYVKYDDSFSAMNNYYVADDIERINRKFLADNRHYVLIGPGRWGSSDHYLGVPVKWPHISAARIIVEVALHNYHVDPSQGTHFFQNLTSFGVGYFTIDSCSASGGFVRKEVLDAMPAVEETPYVRHVHFKKPLRIMIDGQKQEGLIDISQ, encoded by the coding sequence ATGGAAGAGAAAATACCGCGCGAATTCAATCAGTTTTATCTGCATGATGTCACGTTTGCCAACCTGATGATGCGGAGAATCTACAACGTTTTGATTGTTGCCAACCCCTATGATGCCTTTATGTTGGAGGATGACGGACGCATAGAGGAGAAGATCTACAATGAATATATGGAACTTGGACTGCGTTATCCGCCGATGTTTACACGCGTTTCAACGACTGAAGAGGCGATGCACGTCATGCATACCACCAATATCGACCTCGTGATTTGTATGCCGGGAACGGCCGATAATGATGCTTTCAGCGTGGCAAGGTCTATCAAACAAGCCTTTAAAAACATTCCATGTGTGGTGCTTACGCCCTTTTCTCACGGCATAACCAAACGTATGCAGAACGAGGATTTGCGTATCTTCGACTATGTTTTCTGCTGGTTGGGAAACACTAATCTCATTCTTTCCATTATCAAACTCATCGAGGACAGGATGAACATTGCACACGATATCCAGGAGAGTGGGGTGCAAATGATTCTGCTTGTTGAGGACAGTATTCGTTTCTATTCATCCATATTGCCCAATCTCTACAGCTATATTCTTGCACAAAGCAAGCGGTTTGCCACCGAAGCATTAAACAAACATCAGGCTACTTTGCGTATGCGTGGCAGGCCAAAGGTCGTGCTTGCACGCACTTATGAAGAGGCAATGACGATTTATAATCAGTTTTCTGACAATTGTCTTGGCGTTATCTGTGATGCCCGTTTCCCGATGAAAGAAGTGTCGCCCGATGAGAATGAACTGTTGCCTTCACCGCTCCGGGACACTGATGTCTATAAAGATCCAGAGGCTGGACTGAAGCTTTTGCGAGCCATTCGAGCCAAAGACGAATACGTGCCTTTGATCATGGAGAGTTCAGAAAGTGCAAATCGTGAGAAAGCTGAAGCCGAAGGGTTCCGCTTTGTGGATAAGAATTCAAAGCAGATGAGCCTTGATCTGCGCCTGATTATGGAGGAACACATGGGCTTCGGCGACTTTATCTTCCGCAATCCCAAGACACATGAGGAGATTGTTCGCATCAAGTCGCTCAAGGATTTGCAGGATAACATCTTCAAAATCCCCAATGATTCCATGCTTTATCATATCTCGCGAAACCACATGAGCCGTTGGTTGAGCGCACGAGCCATATTCCCTGTGTCGCAATTCTTACGTGGAATTACGTGGCATAAACTGCAGGATGTCGATGCACATCGACAGATAACGTTTGATGCTATCGTGCAATATCGCCACATGAAGAACATCGGAGTGGTGGCCGTTTTCGACAGAATGAAGTTCGACCGCTATGCCCATTTCGCACGGATTGGCGAAGGTTCGCTCGGAGGAAAAGGCAGAGGATTGGCCTTTTTGGACAATATCATCAAGCTTCATCCTGCATTCAACCAGCTCGAAGGGGTCAAAGTGCAGATTCCAAAGACGCTCGTGCTGTGCACGGATGTGTTTGATCAGTTCATGGAAAGCAACAATCTCTACCCTATTGCCCTAAGCGATGCAAGCGATGAAGACATCCTTCAGCACTTCTTGAAAGCGCAGTTGCCCGACAGTTTGACTGAAGATTTCCTCACATTCTTTGAAGCTGTGAAGGCACCTATCGCCATTCGGTCGTCAAGTTTGCTTGAAGACAGTCATTATCAACCCTTTGCCGGCATCTACAGTACCTATATGATACCCTGTTTAGACAACCGGAAAGCGATGCTGGAGATGTTGGCAAGTGCTATCAAGAGTGTGTATGCCTCGGTCTATTACCGTGATTCAAAGGCCTATATGACTGCTACAAGCAATGTCATAGACCAGGAAAAGATGGCTGTCATCTTGCAGGAAGTGGTCGGAAAGCAGTATGATGACCACTTCTATCCTACCTTCAGCGGAGTTCTTCGCTCGCTGAATTACTATCCGATTGGCGATGAAACCGCCGAAGAAGGCATTGTTTCGTTAGCTTTAGGCTTAGGAAAATACATCGTAGACGGCGGCCAAACACTGCGCGTTTCGCCCTATCATCCTCACCAAGTGCTGCAAATGAGCGAATGGGAAACGGCACTTCGCGAGACGCAGACACAGTTTTACGCTCTTGATATGGCTCCCGTGGGCAGGCAATTCAAAGTAGATGACGGCTTCAACATCAGGAAAATGAAGGTGAAAGAAGCCGAGAAAGACGGTGCGATACGCTATATCTGTTCGACATTCGACCCCTATGACCAAGTGATTTACGACGGACTCTACGACGGCGGACGCAAGATTATCTCATTTGCAGGCGTGCTTCAACAGGATGTTTTCCCTCTCCCGGAATTGTTGCAAATGGCGATGAAGCATGGTGCAGAAGCCATGAAACGCCCTGTGGAGATAGAGTTTGCATGCAATCTCAATGAGGACAAGAGCGGTGAACTCTATCTGTTGCAGATACGTCCGATTGCAGATGCCAAGCAAATACTCCATGAAGACCTCGCAAAAGTGGCTGATGAGGACTGCCTGCTAAGGTCACATAATGCCTTGGGACATGGCATCATGGACGATGTCTACGATGTAGTTTACGTGAAATATGATGACAGTTTCTCGGCCATGAACAATTATTATGTGGCCGATGATATCGAGAGAATCAATCGTAAGTTCCTTGCCGACAATCGCCATTATGTGCTCATTGGCCCCGGCAGATGGGGCAGCAGCGACCATTATCTCGGTGTGCCGGTGAAATGGCCACATATTTCTGCCGCGCGTATTATTGTCGAAGTGGCACTCCACAACTACCACGTTGACCCTTCACAAGGCACGCATTTCTTTCAAAATCTCACTTCTTTCGGGGTCGGTTACTTCACGATTGATAGCTGTTCTGCATCGGGTGGCTTCGTCCGCAAGGAGGTTTTAGATGCTATGCCGGCCGTAGAAGAAACACCATATGTGCGGCATGTGCATTTCAAAAAACCGCTACGGATTATGATTGACGGTCAGAAACAGGAAGGATTGATTGACATAAGTCAATAA
- a CDS encoding SusC/RagA family TonB-linked outer membrane protein codes for MKNLTILSLFALLSLFLVPQESVAQERKLYGYVTDAGNEPLVGVSIRVEGTQIATVTDVKGRYQLSGHWAKGTLISFTYIGYAKQQFKDDGRDRMDVKMVEVANGIGEVVVKAKSNINAIDLRSKAGIVENVDMKRLTEKPMIDMGLALQGLVPGLNVMNTGDLGSAPKIRIRGNSSFRRGNTSNEPLYVLDGKIISAETFYNLNPQDIANIKVLKDAAACALYGIKAANGVLEISSQHGYKGKMTFTYSMDLGLTMRGRRGVRLMDTDEKLELERLLQNPAAPGYRYSRDYIEREYASDPNKEQLIAEGEQRLAALRNIHTDWFKELIHNNFYQKHNLNVKGGSGSTTYYLSGNYAYQGGRLEGNNKQRFNVRMGLDQQLGNIGYLMIGVSGGYSKSNSPNGTTFDPSSLVYNLNPYEQKTGELYSYPNRTYYDLMHQYKSDATDKNAGVDVNLTLSPWKDLTLAYVAGLDFLQDDDHRFTPASAYSEQKSGILMNARGIYSRTKGTTTNLSSNFRATYNHVFADVHDVTLGANFDYYLYNYDAVGITGYGVGNVDAPSAINNSLQGLRQPSVRNPRDKNAQLGIGMVAGYTYNTIYDAYFTYKADASSILPSDKRWNAAWAAGLGWTPTNYSWLKGNKILSKLNFKASYGVTANLNGVTVSSTVGTFMFGEQAYESSRVLSLLSLYNKDLKAEQNKSTDLGMTVELLKRITLDVNWYNRRTEQALLDVPIATSSGFSSLKRNIGVLQNRGVELGLNAKILDAYDCRLAVGGNIAYNNNKVVSLYWTDKLYLDEQSIVPNYEVGKSYDMIYGLHSLGINPLTGYPVFLMPDGKEKQGTEQLTRDDFVALGHLTPPYSGSFYANFSYKQFDFDISFYYVFGGKQRFNYQYVRDKDKANYNAVAGQTARMWFKRGDEYKEYWTPFYTQSIAQDNLAQYPNSRTVGNSDYLKLSSFSMRYRIPSNWLHKVAPFLQYANVGLQGSNLFTWTSYKESDPESGTLAGTMQPVFTFHLNLTF; via the coding sequence ATGAAAAACCTTACAATATTGAGTCTTTTCGCACTGCTGAGCCTCTTTCTTGTTCCACAAGAGAGCGTGGCTCAGGAGCGAAAGCTCTATGGTTACGTAACCGATGCCGGCAATGAGCCTCTGGTCGGTGTGAGCATTCGCGTGGAAGGAACGCAGATTGCAACGGTGACCGATGTCAAAGGTCGCTATCAACTGAGTGGTCATTGGGCTAAAGGTACACTCATTTCTTTCACCTATATCGGCTATGCCAAACAACAGTTTAAGGATGATGGGCGCGACCGCATGGATGTAAAGATGGTGGAAGTGGCCAATGGTATCGGTGAAGTGGTCGTGAAAGCCAAAAGCAATATCAACGCCATTGACCTGCGTTCGAAGGCAGGCATCGTTGAGAATGTGGACATGAAACGGCTCACCGAGAAGCCAATGATTGACATGGGACTGGCTCTTCAAGGCTTAGTTCCAGGCTTGAATGTCATGAATACAGGCGACTTGGGAAGTGCTCCGAAAATCAGAATACGTGGAAATTCATCGTTTCGTCGTGGTAACACAAGCAACGAACCATTGTATGTGTTGGACGGAAAGATTATCTCTGCCGAGACATTCTATAATCTGAATCCACAGGATATCGCCAATATCAAGGTGCTGAAAGATGCTGCAGCATGCGCATTGTATGGTATCAAGGCTGCCAACGGCGTGTTGGAAATCAGTTCACAGCATGGCTATAAAGGCAAGATGACGTTCACTTACAGCATGGATTTGGGTTTGACCATGCGTGGAAGACGCGGCGTTCGGCTCATGGATACCGATGAGAAACTCGAGTTAGAGCGTCTGTTGCAGAACCCGGCAGCACCAGGGTATCGTTACAGTCGTGATTATATTGAACGTGAGTACGCTTCTGATCCCAACAAAGAGCAGCTTATTGCCGAAGGCGAACAACGCTTGGCTGCATTGAGAAACATTCATACGGATTGGTTTAAAGAACTGATTCATAATAATTTCTATCAGAAGCATAACCTCAATGTCAAAGGGGGCAGTGGCTCTACAACCTATTATCTTTCGGGCAACTATGCCTATCAAGGCGGTCGTCTCGAGGGAAATAACAAACAACGCTTCAATGTTCGCATGGGTTTAGATCAGCAATTGGGCAACATAGGCTATCTGATGATTGGCGTTTCTGGCGGTTATTCCAAGAGTAATTCACCCAATGGAACGACCTTCGACCCTTCTTCGCTGGTGTATAATCTTAATCCTTACGAGCAAAAGACAGGCGAACTCTATTCTTATCCCAATCGAACCTATTATGATTTAATGCATCAATACAAAAGCGATGCTACCGATAAGAATGCCGGAGTAGATGTAAATCTCACGCTTTCACCATGGAAAGACCTTACGTTGGCTTATGTTGCAGGTCTTGATTTCCTTCAAGACGATGATCATCGCTTCACACCTGCATCTGCATATTCAGAGCAAAAATCGGGTATTCTGATGAATGCACGAGGCATTTACAGCCGTACCAAAGGCACAACGACCAATCTTTCAAGCAACTTCCGAGCCACTTACAACCATGTTTTTGCGGATGTTCATGATGTCACTTTGGGCGCAAACTTCGATTATTACCTATATAATTATGATGCAGTGGGCATTACAGGCTATGGAGTTGGCAATGTGGATGCTCCTTCTGCCATTAATAATTCCCTGCAAGGACTGCGACAACCCTCTGTAAGGAACCCTCGTGACAAGAATGCTCAGCTTGGAATTGGTATGGTTGCAGGCTACACATACAATACGATTTATGATGCTTATTTCACTTATAAGGCCGATGCTTCGTCGATATTGCCGTCAGATAAGCGTTGGAATGCAGCCTGGGCAGCCGGATTGGGATGGACTCCGACGAACTATTCTTGGTTGAAAGGCAATAAGATTCTATCGAAATTAAACTTCAAGGCCTCTTATGGTGTAACAGCAAACCTTAATGGTGTGACAGTTTCCAGCACCGTTGGAACTTTTATGTTCGGTGAACAAGCCTATGAAAGTAGCCGAGTTTTATCGTTGTTATCCCTCTATAATAAAGATTTAAAAGCCGAGCAAAACAAATCAACTGATTTAGGTATGACGGTAGAGCTGTTGAAACGCATCACTTTAGATGTGAATTGGTATAACCGCCGCACGGAGCAAGCACTCTTGGATGTGCCAATCGCCACCAGTTCAGGATTTTCTTCGCTGAAGCGTAACATTGGAGTTTTGCAGAACCGAGGTGTAGAACTCGGACTCAATGCAAAGATATTGGATGCTTATGACTGCCGTTTGGCTGTAGGAGGCAACATCGCTTATAATAATAATAAGGTGGTAAGTCTTTACTGGACTGATAAACTTTATTTAGACGAACAGTCCATTGTACCCAACTACGAGGTAGGAAAATCCTATGATATGATTTATGGTTTGCACTCATTGGGCATCAACCCACTCACCGGTTACCCAGTTTTTCTCATGCCGGATGGAAAAGAAAAGCAAGGTACGGAGCAGCTTACGCGTGATGACTTCGTTGCACTTGGTCATCTGACGCCACCTTATTCGGGTAGCTTCTATGCCAATTTCTCCTATAAGCAGTTTGATTTTGACATTTCATTCTATTATGTTTTTGGTGGAAAACAGCGCTTTAACTACCAGTATGTGCGTGACAAAGATAAGGCAAACTATAATGCTGTGGCTGGACAGACTGCCAGAATGTGGTTTAAACGAGGTGATGAATATAAAGAATATTGGACACCTTTCTACACACAAAGCATTGCACAAGATAACCTTGCGCAATATCCTAACTCACGAACTGTTGGAAATAGCGACTACTTAAAACTTTCGAGTTTCTCTATGCGCTATCGTATTCCATCGAACTGGCTACATAAAGTAGCTCCATTCCTACAATATGCCAACGTAGGTCTACAGGGATCAAACCTCTTTACATGGACAAGTTATAAGGAGTCTGACCCAGAAAGTGGTACCTTAGCAGGCACCATGCAGCCTGTTTTCACCTTTCATCTCAATCTAACATTCTGA